A region from the Gemmatimonadota bacterium genome encodes:
- a CDS encoding transglycosylase SLT domain-containing protein, whose product MKRNGGFGIGLLACLVGGVAGGCVGGAPLVLVLVEPPAPPDEPVIVAEAPVLRTLPVTDFLVPPDLTGLDDEILTSPMLRNPAFRAEIDEWIEFWRTKSSRWFPRYLERMAWFEETVDSALAAHDLPPSLRYLPLIESGYSPDAVSVASAAGLWQFMEPTARGYGMQITRLVDERRDPYKSTTAAVRFLATLRQDFGSWFLALAAYNAGPGRVERVLERYAPLAPRSDSLYWVLRRYLPKETQDFVPKLLGAIVVAGSPASYGYRVVETGGFDFEQVMIPDATTLDVVARASESTESEIARLNPEYVRGMTPPGRQVLVRVPPGKGLTFHLNYARIPLGERVSFVEHEVSAGETLGYIAREYGIPLADLRAANPLIRPRRMRIGALITVPVSPSVRRGSAPAS is encoded by the coding sequence ATGAAGCGGAACGGCGGTTTCGGTATCGGTCTGCTCGCATGTCTCGTCGGGGGCGTAGCGGGTGGTTGCGTCGGGGGAGCGCCCCTAGTCCTAGTCCTAGTGGAGCCGCCCGCCCCGCCTGATGAGCCGGTCATCGTCGCCGAGGCGCCGGTCCTGCGGACGCTGCCGGTGACCGACTTCCTCGTCCCGCCCGATCTGACGGGACTCGACGACGAGATCCTCACTTCTCCGATGTTGCGAAACCCGGCGTTCCGCGCGGAGATCGATGAGTGGATCGAGTTCTGGCGGACGAAGTCGTCGCGCTGGTTCCCGCGCTACCTCGAGCGCATGGCGTGGTTCGAGGAAACCGTGGATTCCGCGCTCGCCGCTCACGACCTGCCGCCGTCGCTCCGCTACCTACCCCTGATCGAGAGCGGCTACAGCCCTGACGCGGTGAGCGTCGCGAGCGCTGCCGGCCTCTGGCAGTTCATGGAGCCCACCGCGCGCGGCTACGGCATGCAGATCACCCGTCTCGTCGATGAACGCCGCGATCCATACAAGTCGACGACGGCCGCGGTGCGCTTCCTCGCGACCTTGCGTCAGGACTTCGGCTCTTGGTTCCTCGCGCTGGCCGCGTACAACGCGGGCCCCGGACGTGTCGAGCGAGTCCTCGAACGGTATGCCCCACTCGCTCCACGCTCGGATAGCCTCTACTGGGTGCTACGGCGGTATCTCCCCAAGGAGACGCAGGACTTCGTGCCGAAGCTGCTCGGGGCGATCGTGGTGGCAGGCTCACCCGCGTCCTACGGGTATCGAGTGGTTGAGACCGGCGGCTTCGACTTCGAACAGGTGATGATCCCCGATGCGACCACGCTCGACGTTGTCGCGCGCGCCTCGGAGAGCACGGAGAGCGAGATCGCACGGCTCAACCCCGAGTACGTACGGGGCATGACGCCTCCGGGCCGGCAAGTGCTGGTGAGAGTGCCGCCCGGGAAGGGTCTGACCTTTCACCTGAACTACGCCCGCATTCCCCTCGGTGAGCGCGTGAGCTTCGTCGAGCATGAGGTGTCGGCCGGTGAGACGCTGGGCTACATCGCGCGTGAGTACGGCATCCCTCTCGCGGATCTTCGAGCCGCCAATCCTCTCATTCGGCCAAGGCGGATGCGCATCGGGGCGTTGATCACGGTACCGGTGTCGCCGAGCGTGCGCAGAGGTTCGGCACCGGCGAGCTGA
- the moaC gene encoding cyclic pyranopterin monophosphate synthase MoaC, protein MSDGSEGLTHLDEEGRARMVDVSQKAVTDRRATATGHIVMDAATLARIVAGDVPKGSVAQVAELAGVLAGKKTAELIPLCHQLPGASITVRLEPDERLPGIVAYAEATVAGQTGVEMEALTAVSVALLTVYDMVKAVDRGMQIGGIGLVSKEGGASGSWRRESGESGE, encoded by the coding sequence ATGAGCGACGGCAGCGAGGGGCTGACGCATCTGGACGAAGAAGGCCGCGCGCGCATGGTCGACGTTTCCCAGAAGGCGGTGACGGACCGCCGTGCGACTGCGACCGGACATATCGTCATGGACGCGGCTACACTCGCACGGATCGTGGCGGGGGACGTCCCGAAAGGCAGCGTCGCCCAGGTGGCTGAGCTCGCGGGGGTGCTCGCGGGCAAGAAGACCGCGGAGCTGATCCCGCTCTGCCACCAGCTGCCCGGGGCAAGCATCACGGTTCGCCTCGAGCCCGACGAGCGGCTGCCGGGTATCGTCGCGTATGCCGAAGCGACTGTTGCGGGGCAGACAGGCGTCGAGATGGAGGCGCTGACCGCGGTCAGCGTGGCCCTGCTCACTGTCTACGACATGGTGAAAGCGGTCGATCGGGGCATGCAGATCGGGGGGATTGGTCTGGTGAGCAAAGAGGGCGGCGCCTCTGGCAGTTGGCGCAGGGAGTCGGGGGAGTCGGGGGAGTAG
- a CDS encoding peptidoglycan DD-metalloendopeptidase family protein codes for MRCVRTVLGGFVAVGALAFMAGGLAGQTDLRREILESQRRLEQIRAERARLEGEIGDVRNRVRDASEDLVNVERRLSASRSVVAEIQFQSDAVTQSIQETTRELVQARERLAEREAVLNRRLRDIYKMGPLHTVGVLLSASSFTDLLNRYRYLQRIASFDRSLVNRIETIENELADRDDDLRQRMAELGSLRQNRLSEVAQLRSVESERQTALTEFRSRERRTASRLDQVDADEVRMTRLIGDLEIRRREIETRALSASADASLSPDDAGSLDWPLDGDLIYRFGRERRPNGTVLRWNGIGIAASPGTPVKAVRSGTVVLAGPFEGYGPTVVLSHGNGFYTLYLYLEEIGVVEGRTVAIGQVVGTVGGTDTPEGPHIEFQVRAPVSGGPPHAQDPLKWLTARGNE; via the coding sequence GTGCGCTGCGTTCGAACCGTCCTCGGCGGTTTCGTTGCGGTCGGTGCCCTCGCATTCATGGCGGGGGGCCTCGCGGGGCAGACCGACCTACGCCGCGAGATCCTCGAGAGCCAGCGCCGGCTCGAGCAGATCCGTGCCGAGCGTGCGAGGCTCGAGGGCGAGATCGGCGACGTACGGAACCGGGTGAGGGACGCGTCGGAAGATCTCGTCAATGTTGAGCGTCGACTCTCCGCGTCGCGCTCGGTGGTAGCAGAGATCCAGTTTCAGTCGGACGCGGTCACCCAGTCGATCCAGGAGACTACGCGTGAGCTCGTGCAGGCGCGCGAGCGGCTCGCGGAAAGAGAAGCCGTGCTGAACCGACGCCTGCGAGACATCTACAAGATGGGGCCATTGCACACCGTCGGGGTTCTCCTGAGCGCGTCTTCTTTCACTGATCTGCTCAACAGGTACCGCTACTTGCAGCGAATCGCATCGTTCGACCGCTCGTTGGTCAACCGAATTGAAACGATCGAGAACGAGCTCGCGGACCGCGATGACGACTTACGGCAGCGCATGGCTGAGCTCGGGAGCCTCCGACAAAACCGGCTCTCAGAGGTCGCCCAGTTGCGCTCTGTCGAGTCCGAGCGTCAGACAGCCCTCACCGAGTTCCGCAGCCGTGAGCGACGCACGGCGAGCCGGCTCGATCAGGTCGACGCCGATGAAGTTCGCATGACCCGACTCATCGGCGATCTGGAGATCCGACGCCGCGAGATAGAAACACGCGCCCTATCGGCAAGTGCGGATGCTTCACTCTCGCCTGATGATGCAGGCTCACTGGACTGGCCACTCGACGGCGATCTGATCTATCGCTTCGGCCGTGAGCGACGCCCGAACGGGACTGTCCTGCGGTGGAACGGGATCGGGATCGCCGCTTCGCCGGGGACCCCGGTCAAGGCGGTACGGTCCGGAACCGTCGTGCTCGCGGGTCCCTTCGAAGGGTACGGGCCGACCGTGGTGTTGAGCCATGGAAATGGCTTCTACACACTGTATCTGTATCTGGAAGAGATCGGGGTGGTTGAGGGGCGCACCGTCGCAATCGGGCAGGTCGTGGGGACCGTGGGCGGGACCGATACGCCCGAGGGTCCGCACATCGAGTTCCAGGTCCGCGCGCCCGTGAGCGGTGGCCCTCCGCACGCTCAGGATCCGTTGAAGTGGCTGACTGCTCGAGGGAACGAGTGA
- a CDS encoding ABC transporter permease produces MYALREALSAFRRAPVLTGLASAMVGLALFVVGLFGLATYNLQLALSAIEDRVQIAVYLRDDARQSEIDLAQAELGDIPEVRTVRFISKRQALERAREELPEFRELFSDLDVNPLPQSLEVELLPGQRSQEVVEKISTAAMRYPFVEDARYGREWVDRLFALRRIAAATTVALGSAFALVAALIIGTALRIAIFARREEIYVMRLVGATNGFIRGPFLLEGAIAGLIGGGLAWLMTWGTYWGAHAFLQFEVAWIPPTWIFAGLATGAVFGAIASTLAIGRHLREV; encoded by the coding sequence ATGTACGCGCTACGAGAGGCACTTTCGGCGTTTCGGCGCGCCCCCGTGCTCACGGGCCTCGCCTCGGCCATGGTCGGCCTCGCGCTCTTCGTTGTCGGACTCTTCGGACTCGCGACCTACAACCTCCAGCTCGCGTTGAGCGCGATCGAGGATCGCGTACAGATCGCGGTGTATCTGCGCGACGACGCGAGGCAGAGTGAGATCGACCTCGCTCAGGCCGAGTTGGGTGACATCCCCGAGGTGCGAACGGTGCGCTTTATCTCGAAGAGACAGGCTCTCGAGCGCGCCCGCGAGGAGTTGCCGGAATTCCGCGAGCTGTTCAGCGATCTCGATGTCAACCCGCTGCCCCAGTCGCTGGAGGTGGAGCTACTCCCCGGGCAGCGCAGCCAGGAAGTGGTGGAAAAGATCTCGACGGCCGCCATGCGATACCCGTTCGTGGAGGACGCCCGGTACGGCCGTGAGTGGGTGGACCGGCTCTTCGCGCTGCGACGCATCGCGGCCGCGACCACCGTCGCGCTGGGTTCGGCGTTCGCCCTGGTCGCCGCCCTCATCATCGGAACCGCGCTGCGCATCGCGATCTTTGCCCGCCGGGAGGAGATCTACGTTATGCGTCTCGTCGGGGCCACGAACGGCTTCATCCGCGGACCGTTCCTGCTCGAGGGTGCCATCGCAGGACTCATCGGTGGTGGCCTCGCGTGGCTGATGACCTGGGGTACGTACTGGGGCGCGCACGCCTTCCTCCAATTCGAGGTTGCCTGGATCCCACCGACGTGGATCTTCGCGGGGCTCGCCACGGGCGCGGTCTTCGGCGCTATCGCGAGTACGCTCGCGATCGGCCGGCACCTCCGGGAGGTGTGA
- the ftsE gene encoding cell division ATP-binding protein FtsE, whose amino-acid sequence MIKLTNVCKEYAKGRFALHDVSLHVKKGEFAFLTGHSGSGKSTTMRLAHMADRPTSGEVRVTGYSSDRITRRALWKIRRRVGFVFQDFRLLPGRTALENISFVLEVTGTPRKDIVPRAQRLLTQVGLAPKASALVNELSGGEQQRVAIARALANSPYVLLADEPTGNLDDRATRGVMDLFWDVNANGMAVLMATHDLELVRRYPRARVLELDNGRLVYDSAAA is encoded by the coding sequence GTGATCAAGCTCACGAACGTATGCAAAGAGTATGCGAAGGGTCGCTTTGCGCTTCACGACGTCTCGCTCCACGTGAAAAAGGGCGAGTTCGCGTTCCTCACCGGACACTCCGGGTCGGGAAAGTCCACGACGATGCGGCTGGCGCATATGGCCGATCGCCCCACCAGCGGGGAAGTACGGGTCACCGGGTACTCCTCTGACCGCATCACCCGACGAGCGCTCTGGAAGATCCGGCGTCGCGTCGGGTTCGTCTTCCAGGACTTCCGGCTCCTTCCGGGTCGTACGGCTCTGGAGAACATCTCGTTCGTGCTGGAGGTGACCGGAACCCCACGAAAGGACATCGTGCCTCGCGCACAGCGACTTCTGACGCAGGTCGGGCTCGCTCCGAAAGCCAGCGCGCTCGTGAACGAGCTCTCCGGTGGAGAGCAGCAGCGCGTCGCGATCGCGCGGGCTTTGGCCAACAGTCCGTACGTACTGCTCGCGGATGAGCCGACGGGGAACTTGGACGACCGTGCGACACGCGGGGTGATGGACCTCTTCTGGGATGTCAACGCGAACGGCATGGCAGTGCTCATGGCGACGCACGACCTGGAGCTCGTGCGCCGCTACCCGCGTGCGCGTGTACTCGAGCTGGACAACGGCCGGCTCGTTTACGACTCGGCCGCCGCCTAG
- the pdxA gene encoding 4-hydroxythreonine-4-phosphate dehydrogenase PdxA, producing the protein MRTRIAVTLGDPRGIGPEVAFQAVAEEAPPDVEITFFGSDTLRPQLPMGCDFESVGTFDGSEESAGSVSALAIQRAVERAMGGEYRAIVTAPVSKPALRAAGRDVPGQTELLQQLTGCRRVGMLMAAERTRLGPPLRVLLATTHHALRDVPKLVTEDLLAGQALLLSAALRRDWGIAEPRLALCALNPHASDGGLFGDEETRVFEPAVRRAASAGVDLSGPLPADTVFQRALAGHFDAIIAPYHDVGMAAFKTVSFGSGVNVTLGLPFIRTSPDHGTAFDIAGTGRADPSSMREALRLAQQLASARFDTDSADV; encoded by the coding sequence ATGCGCACTCGCATCGCGGTCACACTCGGAGATCCCCGGGGCATCGGGCCGGAAGTGGCCTTCCAGGCGGTTGCGGAAGAGGCGCCCCCAGACGTTGAGATCACTTTCTTCGGAAGCGATACGCTCCGGCCCCAACTCCCCATGGGTTGCGACTTCGAGTCCGTAGGCACCTTCGACGGAAGTGAGGAGAGCGCCGGGAGCGTTTCGGCGCTCGCGATCCAACGCGCGGTCGAGCGAGCGATGGGGGGAGAGTATCGGGCGATAGTGACGGCGCCGGTCTCCAAGCCGGCGCTGCGCGCCGCAGGGCGCGACGTTCCGGGACAAACCGAGCTGCTGCAGCAGCTCACCGGGTGCCGGCGTGTAGGCATGCTGATGGCCGCTGAAAGGACCCGGCTCGGGCCGCCGCTTCGGGTTCTGCTCGCCACCACGCACCACGCGCTGCGGGACGTGCCTAAGCTGGTCACAGAGGACCTGCTGGCCGGGCAGGCGCTTCTGCTTTCCGCGGCGCTTCGGCGGGACTGGGGTATCGCCGAGCCCCGGCTCGCACTGTGCGCGCTCAACCCCCACGCATCCGACGGGGGCCTATTCGGGGACGAGGAAACCCGAGTCTTCGAGCCCGCCGTCCGCCGCGCTGCCTCGGCCGGCGTCGACCTCTCCGGCCCGCTTCCCGCCGACACCGTCTTTCAGCGAGCATTGGCCGGACACTTCGACGCGATCATCGCTCCGTATCATGACGTGGGAATGGCGGCCTTCAAGACAGTATCGTTCGGTAGCGGCGTCAACGTGACGCTCGGGCTCCCCTTCATCCGCACTTCCCCGGACCACGGCACCGCCTTCGACATCGCGGGCACGGGGCGTGCGGACCCATCGTCCATGCGTGAAGCACTCCGCCTCGCGCAACAACTCGCGTCCGCGCGCTTTGACACAGATTCTGCCGATGTCTAA
- a CDS encoding peptidylprolyl isomerase gives MPKKVIPYLLGLALLPGPAEAQTSTNDDIVDRVVAVVGDSVVLQTQVMEAVQRVLMMQGLSDLEPGPELEKLMSEMLDQLVSTVLISQEAARDSLIIVDDDLIEERVSEEVNRVIQEVGGQSALQQILAGQGLTLAEYRDMRRSDIRVEQVQQMFIQSRLRNAPPIELTEDELLAAFQASRGQLDQRPKTVTFDQVVMMPTPSDASVDSARTQLEGLLTQIREGADFAELATEHSDDPGTAANGGDLGWFRRGGMVKEFEEAAFALFDGQVSGIVETQYGLHIIKVERSRAGERRARHILLIPQVTETDLQRMRDIAAEVLAQLQSGGDIDPLVAQYADPEAPDSVTIDFDQITSLPPGYEAIATASAGDVIGPIEYDTGQGTKRISVLKVTDVREAGAYTFEDLRSQLADRLRQQKQVARIIEDLRAKTHIDIRR, from the coding sequence ATGCCGAAAAAAGTGATTCCCTACCTTCTGGGGCTGGCTCTCCTTCCAGGGCCCGCCGAAGCGCAGACTTCGACCAACGACGACATCGTAGACCGCGTCGTCGCGGTTGTCGGCGACTCCGTCGTCCTCCAGACCCAGGTAATGGAGGCGGTCCAGCGCGTCCTGATGATGCAGGGCCTCTCGGACCTGGAGCCCGGGCCCGAGCTCGAGAAGCTGATGAGTGAAATGCTCGACCAGCTCGTGAGCACCGTTTTGATCTCTCAGGAGGCGGCACGCGACTCGCTCATCATCGTGGACGACGATCTCATCGAGGAGCGCGTGAGCGAGGAGGTCAACCGGGTGATCCAGGAGGTGGGGGGGCAGTCTGCGCTCCAGCAAATACTTGCCGGCCAGGGCCTCACTCTCGCCGAATACCGAGACATGCGCCGCAGCGACATTCGCGTCGAGCAGGTGCAGCAGATGTTCATACAGTCGCGGCTTCGCAACGCGCCGCCGATCGAGTTGACGGAGGACGAGTTGCTCGCCGCTTTCCAGGCGTCGAGGGGACAGCTCGACCAGCGCCCGAAGACGGTGACCTTCGATCAAGTGGTGATGATGCCGACGCCGTCCGACGCCTCGGTCGACAGCGCGCGGACGCAGCTCGAAGGGCTGCTCACCCAGATCCGAGAGGGAGCGGACTTCGCCGAATTGGCCACGGAGCACTCTGACGATCCCGGCACGGCCGCGAACGGTGGCGACCTCGGATGGTTCCGGCGAGGTGGCATGGTCAAAGAATTCGAAGAGGCGGCGTTCGCGCTATTCGACGGACAGGTGAGCGGTATCGTCGAAACGCAGTATGGACTCCATATCATCAAGGTCGAGCGGTCCCGGGCGGGCGAGCGAAGAGCTCGCCACATCCTGCTCATTCCACAAGTGACCGAGACCGACCTCCAGCGCATGCGTGACATTGCGGCGGAGGTGCTCGCACAGCTGCAGAGCGGCGGCGACATCGATCCATTGGTCGCACAGTACGCCGATCCCGAGGCTCCCGATTCGGTGACGATTGATTTCGATCAGATCACGTCTCTACCACCCGGCTACGAGGCAATCGCTACTGCGTCGGCCGGCGACGTAATCGGTCCGATCGAGTACGATACCGGTCAAGGGACCAAGCGGATTTCGGTGCTCAAGGTGACCGACGTGCGAGAGGCCGGGGCGTACACTTTCGAGGACCTCAGAAGTCAGCTCGCGGATCGACTGCGACAACAGAAGCAGGTTGCGAGGATCATCGAAGACTTACGCGCCAAGACGCACATCGACATCCGGCGTTAG
- a CDS encoding peptidyl-prolyl cis-trans isomerase has translation MKMCWTLGIAALLMSGAVGCSNTGSNEGLVARVGDYELTVEDVAELMVNEERLPAQVTVIQQVADLWIQYTLLGAAVSLDTALGSIEFEPLVRQQLDQMMIFQLRDSVVQIDTVIPDDELRELYAAEDPALEMRARHILLQYPSNASAAERGAVRRELQSIRDRIVRGEAFESLAEQFSHDPGSASFGGDLGFFGRGDMLRPFEEAVLELEPGELSGLVETQQGLHLIRLEQRRIQNFDEIAPGFRQRVLTERFLRAESTYIADVETRAEAEPAEGALAVLRELARNPGTRLSGRARRRPVFEYAGGELTVGEVQLVVQSQTAEFRDQVVAGDEEQLDRFLRGMVQRKVLAAEAEAAGFGVPAERVDSMIDDARAQLRGAAEVLGLVSPDRAPGEELERAVARAVLEAVGKVLTGATEMIQLGGIEFQLGEGSSAAVFDRGVGEAILRIAQLRMNRSPSLLEEAADTSRKP, from the coding sequence ATGAAAATGTGCTGGACGCTCGGTATCGCGGCCCTTCTCATGTCGGGCGCAGTCGGCTGCAGCAACACCGGCTCGAACGAGGGCCTCGTCGCCCGCGTCGGAGACTATGAACTGACGGTTGAAGACGTCGCCGAGCTCATGGTCAACGAGGAGCGGCTTCCGGCCCAAGTCACCGTCATCCAGCAAGTCGCCGATCTTTGGATCCAGTACACGCTACTCGGGGCGGCAGTGTCGCTGGATACGGCACTGGGCTCCATCGAGTTCGAGCCATTGGTCCGCCAACAGTTGGATCAGATGATGATCTTCCAGCTCCGCGATTCGGTCGTCCAGATCGACACGGTGATCCCCGATGACGAGCTCCGGGAACTGTATGCTGCGGAGGACCCTGCGCTCGAGATGCGGGCGCGCCACATTCTACTCCAATATCCGTCCAACGCATCCGCCGCGGAACGCGGCGCTGTGCGCAGGGAGCTCCAGAGTATCCGTGACCGGATCGTGCGCGGCGAAGCGTTCGAGTCGCTCGCCGAGCAGTTCAGCCACGATCCAGGCTCGGCGTCTTTCGGTGGGGACCTCGGCTTCTTCGGGCGCGGCGACATGCTGCGTCCCTTCGAGGAGGCCGTACTCGAGCTCGAACCAGGCGAGTTGAGCGGTCTGGTCGAGACGCAGCAGGGTCTTCACCTCATCCGACTCGAGCAACGGCGCATCCAGAACTTCGACGAGATCGCTCCGGGCTTTCGTCAGCGAGTCCTTACGGAGCGGTTCTTGCGAGCCGAATCCACATACATCGCCGACGTCGAAACGCGCGCGGAGGCGGAGCCCGCGGAGGGGGCGCTCGCGGTGCTGCGAGAGCTCGCGCGCAACCCGGGCACTAGGCTGAGTGGCCGAGCCCGACGCCGCCCGGTCTTCGAGTATGCTGGTGGAGAGCTCACTGTGGGTGAGGTCCAGCTCGTGGTGCAAAGCCAGACGGCCGAATTCCGGGATCAAGTCGTCGCCGGGGACGAGGAGCAGCTCGACCGATTCCTGCGCGGCATGGTCCAGCGCAAAGTGCTCGCGGCGGAGGCGGAGGCGGCAGGGTTCGGGGTCCCGGCAGAGCGCGTCGATTCGATGATCGACGACGCCCGGGCGCAACTCCGCGGTGCCGCCGAGGTGCTGGGGTTGGTATCGCCCGATCGTGCGCCGGGAGAGGAGCTGGAACGGGCCGTTGCGCGCGCTGTCCTGGAGGCCGTAGGCAAAGTGCTGACAGGTGCGACCGAGATGATCCAGCTCGGAGGGATCGAATTCCAGCTCGGGGAAGGCTCGTCCGCGGCGGTCTTCGACCGGGGCGTGGGCGAGGCGATCCTCCGGATCGCGCAACTGCGAATGAACCGTAGTCCATCCTTGTTGGAAGAGGCTGCGGATACCTCGAGGAAACCCTAA